A genomic segment from Syntrophotalea acetylenivorans encodes:
- a CDS encoding RNA methyltransferase yields the protein MKQPAVAIALVHHPIVDRRGDLVTTAVTNLDIHDLARTARTYGVSRVYLVTPLAEQQQLVDRILQHWRQGHGSSYNPKRAEALKLVVVAASLEEALADWQQVSGAEPWPVLTGAASQGGISFGRCREILAERSLLLVLGTGWGLAPELFEQGWTVLEPIVGAGDNYNHLPVRSAAAIMLDRLLGTVAD from the coding sequence ATGAAGCAGCCGGCTGTTGCTATAGCTTTGGTGCATCACCCCATTGTCGATCGGCGAGGTGATCTGGTCACCACGGCGGTAACCAATCTGGATATCCACGATCTGGCTCGTACTGCGCGAACCTACGGGGTCTCCAGGGTTTACCTGGTGACTCCCCTGGCGGAGCAGCAGCAGTTGGTGGATCGTATTCTGCAGCACTGGCGGCAGGGGCATGGATCCAGCTACAACCCTAAGCGGGCCGAGGCCCTCAAGCTGGTTGTTGTAGCCGCCAGTCTGGAAGAGGCTCTGGCCGACTGGCAGCAGGTCAGCGGAGCCGAGCCGTGGCCGGTGCTTACCGGTGCTGCGAGTCAGGGCGGTATCTCTTTTGGCCGTTGCCGGGAGATTTTAGCCGAGCGGTCGCTTCTGCTTGTACTTGGTACGGGCTGGGGGCTGGCGCCGGAACTGTTTGAACAGGGTTGGACGGTGCTGGAACCGATTGTCGGTGCTGGCGACAATTATAATCATTTGCCGGTGCGCTCGGCAGCTGCGATCATGCTCGATCGGCTGTTGGGGACAGTGGCAGACTAA